Proteins from one Euwallacea similis isolate ESF13 chromosome 13, ESF131.1, whole genome shotgun sequence genomic window:
- the cass gene encoding apoptosis inhibitor 5 yields the protein MADLLNVLYDKYMVLSAAVYDNKISEHSAEYLDCINSPKEDPKEKKLTAKIISQFYKHFPALQEQALNALLDFCEETDGDVRICAMKELPHLCKENKENVMNIASVLTQLLQLEDQDHLVACNLLIQVFKEDKLNAAKGILSNLGSEVEGLRDKIVNFVYKRLVYIGNGTNEDVPGLSELFESVGKKILLDCTAEEFMTVMPYLVSLKIAKTWEGQKELINLVEQKIEINEKFDPLEEGTYNADRLIMCVDTILPLFSAVNQSTKFLVYYCKEVLSQWHTIGTLDDGEQYQLRLLRQLALLSACSWKIENISEIVEQVFDKLKEYMPLPSEDVDVNKILNLNFTVVECLLYTFHKLAAQCPEFLTNEERIADFRLRLQYFARGVQGCKRGLKRTMQGKLGSIEDLSETDQEKVKIAPLVFANINLLIKDLFHKPPLYKSQVRLSFKDEVMTVPQIKPNIRKSPNRHTPITFDSSNGTSGKRLKSNKAGEDRQLYQPPSGKFSSNFGRTGNRGGSWNRGGGRGRGSRGSGRNWRN from the exons ATGGCTGATCTACTAAATGTGCTGTATGATAAATACATGGTCCTCTCGGCAGCGGTATATGATAACAAAATTTCTGAG CACTCCGCCGAATACTTGGACTGTATCAATAGCCCCAAAGAGGATcccaaagaaaagaaactgacagcaaaaataatttctcagtTTTACAAGCATTTTCCTGCATTACAAGAACAAGCCCTAAATGCCCTTTTGGATTTTTGTGAGGAAACTGATGGCGATGTGCGAATTTGTGCAATGAAAGAATTGCCTCATCTTTGCAAAGAGAACAAAGAAAATGTTATGAATATTGCTAGTGTTTTAACGCAGCTGCTCCAGTTGGAAGATCAGGACCACTTGGTTGCCTGCAATTTGTTGATTCAAGTTTTCAAGGAAGACAAATTAAATGCTGCCAAAGGGATTTTGTCTAATCTTGGATCGGAAGTTGAGGGCCTGAGGgacaaaattgtcaattttgtATACAAGAGATTGGTCTATATTGGAAATGGAACTAATGAAGATGTACCTGGACTTTCTGAGTTGTTCGAGAGTGTGGGAAAAAAGATCTTATTG GATTGCACAGCAGAAGAATTTATGACTGTAATGCCCTATCTGGTAAGCTTAAAAATAGCTAAAACATGGGAAGGCCAGAAGGAGTTGATTAACCTCGTGGagcagaaaattgaaataaatgagaaatttgatCCATTAGAAGAAGGTACTTATAACGCTGATCGTTTAATCATGTGCGTTGACACCATTCTTCCACTGTTTAGT GCGGTTAATCAGTCAACTAAATTTCTGGTCTATTACTGCAAGGAAGTATTATCACAGTGGCATACCATTGGGACTTTGGATGATGGAGAACAATATCAATTAAGGCTATTAAGGCAGCTCGCATTGCTGAGTGCCTGTTcttggaaaattgaaaacatttctgaaattGTTGAGCAAGTATTTGACAAGCTCAAG GAATATATGCCTCTACCTTCAGAAGATGTGGATGTAAACAAAATCCTTAATCTCAACTTCACAGTTGTTGAATGCCTGCTGTACACTTTTCATAAACTAGCAGCACAATGTccagaatttttaacaaatgaaGAAAGAATTGCAGATTTTCGATTGAGGCTTCAGTATTTTGCGAGGGGAGTTCAAGGGTGTAAGCGCGGCTTGAAGCGAACCATGCAAGGAAAGTTGGGAAGTATCGAAGACCTTAGTGAAACTGAccaagaaaaagtgaaaattgcCCCATTGGTGTTCGCGAACATTAACTTGTTGATTAAAGATTTGTTCCACAAACCACCGTTGTATAAGAGTCAGGTCAGGTTGTCTTTCAAGGATGAGGTTATGACAGTTCCTCAG ATTAAACCCAATATTAGAAAATCTCCAAATCGACACACTCCAATTACTTTCGACTCAAGCAATGGAACGTCAGGTAAACGTCTGAAATCCAATAAAGCAGGCGAAGATAGGCAGTTGTATCAACCCCCTAGTGGGAAGTTCAGTAGTAATTTTG GAAGAACAGGCAACCGCGGAGGAAGCTGGAACAGAGGTGGCGGCAGGGGTAGAGGATCCAGAGGTAGCGGTCGCAATTGGAGAAACTGA
- the mRpL53 gene encoding large ribosomal subunit protein mL53 → MSISYSGTFKRSTGIISAISKQLKLINLKPVKRIKVKFDPFHEKARVARHFLYTINSPFVQDTNLSCAIRADVVCDRSEPEIKVDLIDSGSIRFLANNLTVLEILQLFNKHISSQVKEEEVKVIQTKTAKTSFQKAKKQK, encoded by the exons atgtcaatttccTACAGTGGAACATTTAAAAGATCCACCGGAATAATAAGCGCAATTTCCAAGCAACTGAAGCTCATTAATTTGAAGCCCGTAAAGAGAATCAAAGTAAAATTTGATCCATTTCACGAAAAAGCTCGAGTTGCCAG ACATTTCCTCTACACCATCAATTCTCCTTTTGTGCAAGACACCAATTTAAGTTGTGCCATAAGAGCTGATGTAGTATGTGATAGGAGTGAGCCAGAAATCAAAGTTGATTTAATAGACTCAGG GAGTATTAGGTTCCTCGCCAATAATTTGACAGTATTGGAAATATTACAGCTCTTTAACAAGCACATTAGTTCTCAAGTTAAGGAGGAGGAGGTGAAGGTTATACAaacaaaaacagcaaaaacTTCCTTCCAGAAGGCAAAGAAACAAAAGTAA
- the LOC136413089 gene encoding uncharacterized protein — protein MGHKSKDSGAKIVHSIYNQLPAFTDIFDEETFYIFFSCLVCSAVVVVIILSRFVTIKAVD, from the coding sequence ATGGGCCACAAGTCCAAAGATTCAGGCGCCAAAATAGTACATTCAATCTACAATCAACTTCCTGCCTTCACAGACATATTTGACGAGGAgacattttacattttcttttcctgCTTAGTGTGCTCAGCTGTTGTCGTGGTTATCATACTGTCGCGTTTTGTTACAATTAAGGCAGTGGATTAA
- the NdufV3 gene encoding uncharacterized protein NdufV3 codes for MPSLTKLITNVSKVRHLSSAKRHLTGSRVILNKSQTPNSSSSTVPNVKGLSESVVKVPSEPVGPGASKNSNYPNPEYFCYDKTSYYEAEVEMLKFRCPQPSVFKHYEHTNPK; via the exons atgccatcGCTCACTAAACTCATAACGAATGTTTCTAAAGTTAGACATCTTTCCTCTGCGAAAAGACACCTGACTGGAAGTAGGGTAATCTTAAACAAATCTCAAACCCCTAATTCATCTTCAAGCACTGTGCCCAATGTTAAAGGGCTAAGTGAAAGTGTAGTCAAAGTACCCAGTGAACCTGTAGGCCCAG GGGCAAGCAAAAACTCAAATTACCCAAACCCAGAATATTTCTGCTATGACAAAACCAGCTACTATGAGGCTGAAGtggaaatgttgaaatttagaTGCCCTCAGCCTTCAGTATTCAAACATTATGAGCACACCAATCCCAAATAA
- the CNMaR gene encoding thyrotropin-releasing hormone receptor isoform X2, protein MHEHHKHLLHPLHHLYWIRRQYPLLPGVEHHPPQNEELQLLSGSTRYFGFLMMVFVVYCSFNEIFDLFNREGFCQLFVYLTYVFGFLSVWLTVAFTTERFIAVRYPLRRQYICTVSRAKSIVCGIVVVALLSQIHYFWVAGLIIVHDDKKADCALRQDYVLWGNITNCLDTFFTLIIPVILIVFMNIIIARVVFRSHNLGLQDEERFSSEGMRFYPVGSQSSNSTRNSDQECSTSSRRVKYDDCSLRCNRQTRSTSMQVQHNINKMLLLISSVFIALNFPSYVLRLAIYFGFTLWNKQAPEYLWCGQQFAMLLYYTNFSINFLLYAMCGKSFRICLKKMFLRGCDPFLDGLRRLWGLFRSAFE, encoded by the exons ATGCATGAACACCATAAACACCTTCTACACCCCCTTCATCATCTTTATTGGATTCGTAGGCAATATCCTCTCCTTCCTGGTGTTGAGCACCACCCACCTCAGAATGAGGAGCTCCAGCTATTATCTGGCAGCACTCGCT ATTTCGGTTTCCTCATGATGGTTTTCGTGGTCTACTGCAGCTTCAATGAAATCTTTGATTTGTTTAACAGAGAAGGGTTCTGTCAACTATTTGTGTACCTCACCTATGTATTTGGATTCCTCAGTGTTTGGTTGACAGTGGCGTTTACTACTGAGAGGTTCATTGCTGTGAGGTACCCATTGAGGAGGCAGTACATTTGCACAGTGTCCAGAGCTAAATCCATAGTTTGTGGGATCGTTGTTGTGGCCCTCTTGTCgcaaatacattatttttgg GTAGCCGGACTGATAATTGTTCACGATGATAAGAAAGCGGATTGCGCATTAAGACAGGACTATGTCCTGTGGGGGAACATAACAAACTGCCTGGATACCTTTTTCACGTTAATCATACCAGTTATCCTCATTGTTTTCATGAATATTATCATAGCAAGGGTGGTGTTCAGGTCACACAACTTGGGGTTGCAGGATGAGGAACGATTTTCATCGGAAGGAATGCGATTTTATCCTGTAGGATCTCAA AGCAGCAATTCTACCAGAAATTCTGACCAAGAATGTTCGACTTCTTCTCGAAGGGTCAAATATGATGATTGTTCATTGCGAT GTAATAGACAAACCCGCTCTACCAGCATGCAGGTCCAGcataacataaacaaaatgcTGCTGCTCATATCCTCAGTATTCATAGCCCTTAATTTTCCCAG TTACGTCCTTCGATTGGCGATCTATTTCGGTTTTACTTTGTGGAATAAGCAGGCTCCCGAATATCTATGGTGTGGTCAGCAATTTGCCATGCTTTTATACTACACAAATTTCAGCATAAATTTCTTGCTGTATGCTATGTGCGGCAAATCGTTTcgaatttgtttgaaaaagaTGTTTCTTCGGGGCTGCGACCCCTTTTTGGACGGGCTACGTAGGCTGTGGGGCCTCTTTCGAAGCGCTTTTGAATAA
- the CNMaR gene encoding probable G-protein coupled receptor 139 isoform X1, with protein sequence MLRILTDNSSKHNFLFDDVYDFKMNLSYNDSVDYIPMMGYMETCMNTINTFYTPFIIFIGFVGNILSFLVLSTTHLRMRSSSYYLAALAVSDFGFLMMVFVVYCSFNEIFDLFNREGFCQLFVYLTYVFGFLSVWLTVAFTTERFIAVRYPLRRQYICTVSRAKSIVCGIVVVALLSQIHYFWVAGLIIVHDDKKADCALRQDYVLWGNITNCLDTFFTLIIPVILIVFMNIIIARVVFRSHNLGLQDEERFSSEGMRFYPVGSQSSNSTRNSDQECSTSSRRVKYDDCSLRCNRQTRSTSMQVQHNINKMLLLISSVFIALNFPSYVLRLAIYFGFTLWNKQAPEYLWCGQQFAMLLYYTNFSINFLLYAMCGKSFRICLKKMFLRGCDPFLDGLRRLWGLFRSAFE encoded by the exons ATGCTGCGCATTCTTACCGACAACTCATCCAAACACAACTTTCTCTTTGACGATGTGTATGATTTCAAAATGAACTTGTCCTACAATGACAGCGTCGACTACATACCCATGATGGGCTACATGGAGACATGCATGAACACCATAAACACCTTCTACACCCCCTTCATCATCTTTATTGGATTCGTAGGCAATATCCTCTCCTTCCTGGTGTTGAGCACCACCCACCTCAGAATGAGGAGCTCCAGCTATTATCTGGCAGCACTCGCT GTTTCAGATTTCGGTTTCCTCATGATGGTTTTCGTGGTCTACTGCAGCTTCAATGAAATCTTTGATTTGTTTAACAGAGAAGGGTTCTGTCAACTATTTGTGTACCTCACCTATGTATTTGGATTCCTCAGTGTTTGGTTGACAGTGGCGTTTACTACTGAGAGGTTCATTGCTGTGAGGTACCCATTGAGGAGGCAGTACATTTGCACAGTGTCCAGAGCTAAATCCATAGTTTGTGGGATCGTTGTTGTGGCCCTCTTGTCgcaaatacattatttttgg GTAGCCGGACTGATAATTGTTCACGATGATAAGAAAGCGGATTGCGCATTAAGACAGGACTATGTCCTGTGGGGGAACATAACAAACTGCCTGGATACCTTTTTCACGTTAATCATACCAGTTATCCTCATTGTTTTCATGAATATTATCATAGCAAGGGTGGTGTTCAGGTCACACAACTTGGGGTTGCAGGATGAGGAACGATTTTCATCGGAAGGAATGCGATTTTATCCTGTAGGATCTCAA AGCAGCAATTCTACCAGAAATTCTGACCAAGAATGTTCGACTTCTTCTCGAAGGGTCAAATATGATGATTGTTCATTGCGAT GTAATAGACAAACCCGCTCTACCAGCATGCAGGTCCAGcataacataaacaaaatgcTGCTGCTCATATCCTCAGTATTCATAGCCCTTAATTTTCCCAG TTACGTCCTTCGATTGGCGATCTATTTCGGTTTTACTTTGTGGAATAAGCAGGCTCCCGAATATCTATGGTGTGGTCAGCAATTTGCCATGCTTTTATACTACACAAATTTCAGCATAAATTTCTTGCTGTATGCTATGTGCGGCAAATCGTTTcgaatttgtttgaaaaagaTGTTTCTTCGGGGCTGCGACCCCTTTTTGGACGGGCTACGTAGGCTGTGGGGCCTCTTTCGAAGCGCTTTTGAATAA